The DNA window CGGCGTTGCGCAGGCCCACCGCGTGCAGCTTCATCAGCACCAGGTTGCGGATTAGCTCTTCCGGCAGATCGGTGTGCTCGCGCAACGGGAAGGCGACGTTTTCAAAGACGGTGAGGTCGGTGAAGAGCGCGCCATGCTGGAACAGCATGCCCATTTTGCGCCGCAGCAGATACAAGCCGGCGGTATTCAACTTGTGCACAACCTGGCCCTGGACTTTCACCTGGCCTTTTTGCGGGCGGATCTGGCCGCCGATCAGTCGCAATACCGTCGTCTTGCCGCTGCCCGAACCGCCCATCACTGCGATCACTTTCCCGCGTGGGAAATCCATCTGGAGGCCCGACAGGATCGAGCGCTTTCCATAGGAAAAGTGTAAATCACGGATTTCGACAAGATTAGGCACGACTGAACTCATTATTTTTAATGCCGTATTGTAGTGCAGAAAGGTTAATCTCTGCTGGAGAGGCCCCGATTTCGGGCCTTTGGCGCTATGGTGCGTGGCAGATAATACAACACTACTGAATCTCAAGTCAGCAATTTACACGAGGCATGAAATGTTACATTGCTGCGGCGCGGTAGCCAGTGTGCGGGCAAAACTCTTACCGGATTCTGACTGACGCGGGATAAATAACCGTGCGGACAGGCACATAGTCCCCGATTTAGGCGCATCGGGGGCGGGCCGGGCTGAACAGAACCGTTCAGCCGCCGTTCATGCGCTCGAACAACGCCTCGCCCATCTTGCGCGAGCCCGCCGACAGGCCGACCAGCACCTCGTCGCGGCCGTCCGCCAGTTGGATCAGCGCCTCCGTGGCGAACTCGTCGGGAGACATCATCGGTTGGCCGCTGGTGGCGCCACTGCGCGTCCCACCGCCCAGGCCCGTGTCGACGATGGGCGGCGCCATCTCCACCACCCGCACGCCGGTGCTTTTGAGCTGGTGGCGCAGGGTGAGCGTAAACGAATGCATGGCCGCCTTGGTCGCGCAATAGATGGGGATGTCGGCCAGCGGGGCGAAAGCCAGGCCCGAGCTGACGTTGACGATTGCCGCCATCGGCTGCCGCAACAGCAGGGGCAGCAGCTCGCCGACCAGCCGCACCGGGGCGGTGAAATTGGTCGCCACCTCCTGTTCCAGCTGGTCGAGCGCTCCGGCCTCGTGATAGTTGCGTCGGTATTGCACGCCGGCGTTGTTGATCAGCACGTTCAGCGCGGGATGGTTGGCGGCCAGCCACTCCACCATGGCCTGGCGGCTGGCGGCGTCCGTGATGTCGCAGACGCGGGTAATCAGGGCCGGCGCTTGCGCCTGGGCCCGGCGCAGCGACTCTTCGCCGCGTCCGCAGATGATGACCTGGTTGCCGCGCTCGGCGAGTTGGCGCGCCAGCGCGAAGCCGATGCCGGCGGCGGCCCCGGTGATGAGGATGGTATTAGATGTCAGATGCATGTCGGGACTCCTTCTTTGGTTGTAAACGGGAAGGTGTGCCGACGAGGACGAGGGTTTTCCGCGGGCACACCTGTACCACCGGCAAGCCGGTGCAGGTGTCGCGGATACCCTGTTGGGAAAAGCAGCCGCCCCGGGGAGGGACGGTGACCGGGCTACCATCGGGTCAGCGCTCTTTCGACGGGGAAAATGGTAGCACGGCCCGTTTTAAGCCGCAAGCCGCTTACAGCAGCGCGGCGGGGAGCTGCTCGACCAGCGCGTCGATCGCCAGGCGCAGGCGCAGCGGCATATGCGAGGTGCCGGGCCAAACGGCATAGCAATCCATCGTCGCGCTTGGCAAATCGTCGAGCACGCCCACCAGCCGGCCGTCGCGCAGACGCTCGCGCACCAGCCATTCGGGCAGCCAGGCCAGGCCCAGCCCGGCGGTGGCGGCGTCGGCGATGGCCTCCAGGTCGTCGAGCTGCAGGCGCGAGGCCAGCGGCGTGTCGACGATGCGCCCGCTGGCGTCGGCTAACTGCCAAACGTTGATGCGGTCGCCGCGCCGGTACTGCAGGATGCTGTGCGCGGCCAGCGCGGCCGTGTCGCGCGGCGCGCCGTGGGCGGCCAGGTAGGCCGGCGACGCGCACACGCGCTTGCGCTGCACCACCAGCTTGCGCGCGCGCAGCCCGTCGCTGTCGGCGCCCAGCACGCCGCTGCGGATGGCCAGGTCGAAGCCTTCGGCCAGCACGTCCACCGGGCGGTCGCTAAAGCTCAGGTACAGGTCCAGCGCCGGATGCCGGCGCGCCAACTCCAGCAGGATGGGCGCCACGCAATGGCGGCCGAACAGCACCGGCATCGACACACGCAGCCGGCCCGCCACCTCGTGCCGGCCGGACAGCATCTGCGCCTCGGCCGCGCGCATCGCCGCCAGCGCGCGCAGGCAGTGCTCGTGATAGATCTGGCCGTCCTCGGTCAGGCTTTGCACCCGCGCGGCGCGGTGGAACAGGCGCGCGCCCAGCCGCGCCTCGAGCCGCGCCATCGCCTTCCCCACCGCCGAGCGCGTCAAGCCCAGGTGCTCGGCGGCACGCGCCAGCCCGCCCAGACGCACCACCTCGACGAACATGGTGATGCCGTCCAGCCGCTCCTGGCCAGCCGGCAACGCGTCCAGCTGGATCATCGGGGAATTTAATTCTTCTTTCATCGGAATTTATCTCTACCAAAGATCGTATTTTTCTACTTTAGCATAGCGCCTAGCCGTCGCGGCGGTGTTCCCGGCCGCCGGCCTCTTTCTGCTGATCAAGGAGCCACACCATGAAACTGCTTTGCCTCGACATCCCCCAGCCCGGCGCCACGATGGAAAAATACCAGCCGCACATGCTCGATGAGGCGCGCCACGCCTGGCAGCTCTACAAAAGCGGCGTCGTGCGCGATATGTATTTCCGCCAGGACCGCCCGGGCGTGGCCATCATCGCCGAGTGCGAGTCGGTCGAAGCGGCCAGGCAGGCGCTGCGCGAATTCCCGCTCGCGCAGGCCGGACTGATCGACTGGGAGGTCATTCCGCTCGGCCCCTTCCTCAACTGGGAGATGCTGTTCGCGCCCGGTAACGCCTGATCGCATGACAGCCGGCGTCGCATCCTCCCAACAACTGAAAGTCGCCATGATCAAGACAGTCGCCTTCCACAACAAAGCGGTGCAGCTTTCCGGACACCTTCATCTGCCGGACGACTTCCGCGAAGACAACAAATATCCGGCCCTGGTCGGGATACACCCGGCCGGCGGCGTCAAGGAACAAACGATCGGCCTGTATGCCGCCAGGCTCGCCGCGCACGGCTTCATCGTGGTGGTGTATGACTCGTCCTACCAGGGCGCCAGCGGCGGCGAACCGCGTTTGCTGGAAGACCCGGCGGTCCGGGTTGAAGATGCGCGCTGCGCAGCCGACTTCCTCACCACGCTGCCGTACGTCGACGCCGAGCGCATGGCCGTGTACGGCATCTGCGCCGGCGGTGGTTACGCGCTGGCCGTCGCCCAGAGTGAGCGCCGCTTCAAGGCGGTAGCCGGGATCAGCGCCACGCCGATGGGCGAGGCGGCCCGCAGCGCGTTCGGCGTACCGATACCAACGGCAGAACTGATCGGGACGATGGAAGCGGCGGCCGCGCAGCGTACCGCCGAGGCCCGGGGCGCGCCACCGGCCTATGTCCCCTTCGTTCCGGAAGGCCTGGAAGACATCGACGAGCACACGCCGACGATGTTACGCGAAGGTTACGATTACTACCGCACGCCGCGCGGTCAGCATCCCAACTCCAAGGGCCGCTTTACGATGGCCAGCCTGGACAAGATGCTGGCGTTTACGACCTTCCACCTGATCCCGGAGTTGCTGACGCAACCGTTGCTGTTGATCGCGGGTAGTGCCGCCGACACCAGGATCTACAGCGAACAGGCGTACGCGCTGTCGAACGGACCGAAGGAGTTGTTCGTCATCGACGGCGCCACCCACATCGCGCTGTACGACCGCCCCGAGTACGTGGACCAAGCCGTGCCCAAGCTCGCGCTCTTCTTCGCCGCCAATCTCAAGGCTTAATACGCCGCCACATCACTTTCGCTTCAATCAAGGAAACCAATACATGACCAAGCAAGCATCCGCACTCAAACCCGTCCTGTTCGTCGTCAGCAGCAACGCCGTCAAGGGCGCGACAGGCATTCCCACCGGCTACAACCTGGCCGAGGTGACGCACCCGCTGGAAAAACTGCAAGCGGCCGGCATCGCCGTGGAATTCGCCTCGCCCAAGGGCGGCGACGCCCCGCTCGACGGCCTTGAGGACATGAGCGACCCGGTCATCGCGCGTTACTGGGCCGACGCCGACTTCCGCCAAGCCATCGCCCACACGCTGCCGCTGGACGACATCGATCCGGCGCGCTATTCGGCCATTTTCTTCGCCGGCGGCCACGGCACGATGTGGGACTTCCCCGACAACGCCGCCGCGCAAAACGCCATCCGCGCAATCGACGCGGCCGGCGGCATCGTCTCGGCCGTGTGCCACGGACCGGCGGCGCTGGTCAACGCCCGCCGCGCCGACGGCTCCCTGCTGGTGGCCGGCAAGCGTCTGGCCGCCTTCACCGACGACGAAGAGGAGGAGGTGCAGTCGACCCACGTCGTGCCGTTCCTGCTGGCGAGCACGCTCACCGAACGCGGCGCGCACCACCAGAACGCCGCCAACTGGGCCGACAACGTGGTGGTCGACGGCCGCCTGATCACAGGTCAAAACCCGCAATCGGCCGGCAGCCTGGGCGTGGCGCTGCGCGACGCCTTGCTGGCGTAACGCGACAACCTGGAGGGCGCGATGAAACTGATCTGTGTTGAAGAGCATGTACTCGATCCGGCCATCGGCGCCGCCACGCAACGACTGGCCCTGGCGCAGGCGCCCTATCTGCCAGATTGGGGCAGCCGGGTGACCGACGGCGTGCACGTGGCCGACCCCGCCCGGCCGCACGTCATCGCCGCCAGCGAATCGACCCGCAAGGGGCTGGAGATGGGCGCGCCGCGCCTGGCCGACATGGACAGCGCCGGCATCACGATGCAGGTGCTCTCCTACGGCGGCTTTCCGCAGCTATTGCCCGACGCGCAGGCGATCGACCTGAACCGCGCGGCCAACGACCGGCTGGCCACGGCCGCGCAAGCGCACCCGACGCGCTTCGCCGGCTTCGCCACCCTCCCCTGGCAGGCGCCGGAGGCGGCGGCGCGCGAACTCGAGCGCGCCGTCACGCAGCTCGGCCTGAAGGGCGCGCTGATCAACGGCCGTCCCGGCGACAGCTTCCTCGACGATCCGCGCTACGCGCCCATCCTCGCCGCCTTCGACGAGTTGAAGGTGCCGCTGTATGTTCATCCCGGCCTGCCGTTGCCGGCGGTGCAGGCGCCCTACTACGGCGGGTTCGAGCGCGAACTTGGCGCGCGGCTGGCGATGTTCGCCTGGGGCTGGCATAACGAAGCCGGCATCCAGGTCGTGCGCATGCTGCTCGCCGGCATATTCGATCGCTACCCCGGCCTACAAGTCATCAGTGGCCACTGGGGCGAGATGGTGCCGTTCTTCCTGCAACGACTGGAAGATTCGATTCCACAAGAGGCCTCCGGCCTGCGCCGCCCCATCGTCCAGACCTACCGCGAGCATGTTTACGTGTCGCCCAGCGGTATGCTGACGATGCCGCACTTCCAGTTCATCCGTGCGGTGCTGGGCGCGGAGCGCATCCTGTACTCGATCGATTATCCATATCAGAGCCTGGACGGCGCGCGGGCGTTCATCGAACGCCTGCCGGTCAGCGACACGGACAAGGCGTTGATCGCCCACGGCAACGCCGAGCGGCTGCTGGGGCTGTAAGCAGCACGGCGGGCAAGTCTGAGCAGTGCGGGGGTCAGATACCGTCTTGAATAGCAAGCCCTTTCAGCAAATAATTTGCGTCAAAGGGCTTGCCGTTGTGAATCACCCCGTAGATCAGGTGGGCGAGTTTATGCATCACGGCGCCGACTACGGCCTTCTTTGCCATGCCAGTGGTGGCCAATCGCTCTGCGAAACGACGTAGTATGGGGTTATGCCGGCTCCCCACTAAGCTTGGCATGTAGAGTGCGGCACGCATCGACGTGCTGCCAGTTCGACTGATCACGGTTCGTCCTTTGAGCGAACTCCCGGAACTGCGCTGTTTGGGTGTTACTCCGAGAAAGGCTGCAAATGCCTTAGCGCTGTCAAATCGTCGAATGTTGCCGAGGTGGCCCAGGATTTTGGCCACCGTCGTCATCCCCAAGCCAGGAATGCTGACCAGTAAATCGGCGTCACGTTTGAGATCAGGATGACGGTCAATGTGGTCGTCGATATCATCTTCGAGCTTTTCAATCTCAGCGCTCAGCCAGGCGATGTGCTGCTTGACGTGTTCTGCTACATCATCGAGCCCACTGATGCTTAACGCCTCCATCCGATTTTCTTCTTGCTGGCGAATATCTTTTAATGCCTGTACGCGCAACGACCACGCCCGCAGCTGGCGCTGCTCGAGAGGCGGTGGATGCCAGGCCGGCGGTGCCATCGCACGGCAGTAGCGCGCAATCAAGCCTGCATCGATTTCATCGTTCTTATTGCGTATATTTTCGCTGTGGCCAAAGCCTTTGATGCAGGCAGGATTGACCACGCTCACCAGCATGCCGACTTGATGCAAAGCTAGCGCTACCGGTTCAGAATAGACCCCAGTCGCTTCCATGCACACATGCATCGCCGACAGCGGCACTTTGGATTTACCAAGCCAGTCCACCAACGCCTGATGGCCCTTGGCACAATTTTCAACTACCTTGGCCTTAATCTTCCCGTCCACCAACAAGGCCACATCGAGCTTCTTCTTACTGACATCAATACCTACCGCAGCGCTTATCGTATCCATTTTTGACCTTCCTCGTATGCGGGCTTACGCGCTAACGCGATGGCCCCAGATACCGTTCGGACTTATAAAATGAAACAGGCGAAGGCACCTATCTGACCCACGTGCTCGTCGGCACTAAGTCTGAACGGTGTCACTCCGCCTGACCGCATCAACATCTGTATTATCCGGTGCCGAGGCGGTAATCTCAATATACGAAGTCTGACATTCGGACATGAACCCATGCGTAGGTAGGGAGCTTCCTTTCTACGGCTTAGCCCGTGTCCGAATGTCAGACTTGACCCCGAGGTTTGGGAATAAAAAAACCGGGCAGCGAACGGGGATCACCCACTCGCTCCCGGCTGGGAAGCAAACCGTTCCGCTGCTAATTAACGTGGCAGGTCGGAATAGCCCATCAGGAACTCGTCGACCGCGCGCGCGCACTGGCGGCCTTCGCGGATCGCCCACACCACCAGCGACTGGCCACGGCGCACGTCGCCGGCGGCAAACACTTTAGGCGCGGAAGTCTTGTAGCAACCCTCGCCATCGGTGGTGGCCTTGGCGTTGCCGCGCGCATCCTTGTCGATGCCGAACGCATCCAGCACGTTGGCGACCGGCGATACGAAGCCCATTGCCAGCAGCACCAGGTCGGCCTTCATTTCGAATTCCGAGTTCGGCACTTCAGCCATCTTGCCGTCTTTCCATTCGACGCGGCAGGCGATCAGCTTCTCGACCTTGCCGCCCTTGCCTTCCAGACGCTTGGTGGCGACCGCCCAATCGCGCTCGCAACCTTCCTCGTGCGACGACGAGGTGCGCAGCTTGGTCGGCCAGTACGGCCACACCAGCGGCTTGTTCTCTTGCTCCGGTGGCATAGGCATCAGTTCGAACTGGGTGACCGAGGCGGCGCCGTGGCGGTTGGAAGTGCCGACGCAGTCGGAACCGGTGTCGCCGCCGCCGATGACGACCACGTGCTTGCCGGTGGCCTTCAGTTGGTCCTTGACCTTGTCGCCGGCGTTGACCTTGTTTTGCAGCGGCAGGAAGTCCATCGCGAAATGCACGCCCTTCAGTTCACGACCCGGCACCGGCAGGTCGCGCGGCTGCTCGGCGCCGCCGGCCAGGATGACCGCGTCGTATTCCTTTTCCAGGTCTTCCGGGAAAATGGTTTCCTTGGCCCAGTTGTTGACGTTGGCCGGGAAGTCCTTGCCCACCAACACGCTGGTGCGGAACACGACGCCTTCGGCTTCCATCTGCTTGATACGGCGGTCGATGTGCGACTTTTCCATCTTGAAGTCTGGAATGCCGTAACGCAGCAGGCCGCCGACGCGGTCGCTCTTCTCGAACACGGTCACGGCGTGGCCGGCGCGCGCCAGCTGCTGCGCCGCCGCCAGGCCGGCCGGGCCGGAGCCGACCACGGCCACTTTCTTGCCGGTCTGTTCGGCCGCAGGCTGCGGCACGACCCAGCCGTGCTCCCAGCCTTCGTCGATGATCTTGTGCTCGATCGACTTGATGCCGACCGGATCATTGTTGATGCCCAGGGTACAGGCGGACTCGCACGGCGCCGGGCAGATGCGGCCGGTGAATTCCGGGAAGTTGTTAGTCGAGTGCAGGGTGTCCAGCGCTTCGCGGTAGTTGCCGCGATAAACCAGATCGTTCCAGTCAGGGATGATGTTGTTGACCGGGCAGCCCGTGTTGCAGAACGGGATGCCGCAATCCATGCAGCGCGCGCCCTGCACCTTGGCCTGCTCGTTGGTCAGGGGGATGACGAACTCGGCGTAGTTCTTCAAACGCGCCGCTGGTGGCAGATAGCCCTCGTCCTGGCGCTGGAATTCCATGAAACCGGTGATTTTACCCACGATAAATCCTTAAATATATTCAGTCAACGACGTCGGTCGGAGGCGCTCAGGCGGCGATAGGCTGTACGGCGGCGGCTTCGTTCGCCACGTCCTCGGCCATTTCGGCCAGGGCGCGTTTGTATTCGCTTGGGAATACCTTGACGAACTTGCTGCGGCCATCGGCCCAGTTGTCCAGCAACAGACGGGCGCGCGTACTGCCGGTGTGCTTGAAGTGGCGCTCGATCAAGCGCTTCAGGATCACCTCGTCCGCTTCCGCGCCGTTGTCCTTGTGCTGGATGTGCCATGTGGCCTTGTCCGCTTCCTGCTGCTTGGCGGTCAACACCGGCTCCAGCGACACCATCGCGGTGTTGCAGCGCGTTTCGAAATCGCCGTCCGGGTCGTACACATAGGCGATACCGCCCGACATGCCCGCCGCGAAGTTGCGGCCGGTGCCGCCCAGCACGACAACGGTGCCGCCGGTCATGTATTCGCAGCCGTGGTCGCCGGTGCCTTCGACGATCGCCGTGGCGCCCGAGTTGCGCACCGCGAAACGCTCGCCGGCCACACCGTTGAAGAACGCTTCGCCGCTGATCGCGCCGTACAGCACCGTGTTACCGATGATGATGTTGTTGACGGCCCAGCCGCGGAACTCGGTGTTCGGACGCACGATGATGCGGCCGCCCGACAAGCCCTTGCCGACGTAATCGTTGCCTTCGCCGACCAGGTCAATCGTGATGCCGTGCGCCAGGAAGGCGCAGGCCGACTGGCCGGCCGTGCCCTGCAGCTGGATGTGGATGGTGTCGTCCGGCAGGCCGGCGTGGCCATAGCGCTTGGCCACTTCGCCCGACAGCATGGTGCCGACGGTGCGGTTGACGTTGCGCACCGGCGAGATGAACGAGACGCGCTCGCCCTTCTCCAGCGCGGCCTTGGCTTGCGCGATCAGCTTGTGGTCGAGCGCCTTGTCGAGGCCGTGGTCCTGGTCCATCGTGTGATAGATCGAGTGGCCATCCTGCACTTCCGGCTGGTAGAAGATGGCGCTGAAGTCCAGGCCCTTGGCCTTCCAGTGCGTGATCGCCTTCGACTTGTCCAGCAGGTCGACGCGGCCGATCAACTCGTCATAGGTGCGGATGCCCAGTTGCGCCATCAGCTGACGGGCTTCCTCGGCGACGAAGAAGAAGTAGTTCACGACATACTCAGGCTTGCCGGAGAACTTGGCGCGCAGCACAGGATCCTGGGTGGCGACGCCGACCGGGCAAGTGTTCAGATGGCATTTGCGCATCATGATGCAACCTTCGACCACCAGCGGCGCGGTGGCGAAGCCGATCTCGTCGGCGCCCAGCATGGCGGCGATGACAACGTCGCGGCCGGTGCGCATCTGGCCATCCGCTTGCACGCGAATACGGCTGCGCAGGCCGTTCAGCACCAGGGTTTGCTGGGTTTCAGCCAGGCCCAGCTCCCAAGGGGTGCCGGCGTGCTTGACCGACGACAGCGGCGAGGCGCCCGTGCCGCCGTCATGGCCGGCGACCACGACGTGGTCGGCCTTGGCCTTGGTGACGCCGGCGGCGACGGTGCCGATGCCCACTTCCGACACCAGCTTGACCGAGATCGAGGCGCGCGGGTTGGCGTTCTTCAGATCGTGGATCAGCTGCGCCAGGTCTTCGATCGAATAAATGTCATGGTGCGGCGGCGGCGAGATCAGACCCACGCCAGGCACCGAGAAGCGCAAGGTCGCGATGTATTCCGACACTTTATGGCCGGGCAGCTGGCCGCCTTCGCCAGGCTTGGCGCCCTGGGCCATCTTGATCTGGATCTGGTCGGCCGAGTTCAGGTAGGCGGCGGTGACGCCGAAACGGCCCGAAGCCACCTGCTTGATGCGCGAGCGCAGCGAATCGCCTTCCTGCAACGGAATGTCGACCACCATCTGCTCTTTGCCCATGACCGAAGCCATGGTCTCGCCCTGCTTGATCTTGATACCTTTCAGTTCCATCGTGTAGCGCGATGGGTCCTCGCCGCCTTCGCCGGTGTTGGACTTGCCGCCGATGCGGTTCATCGCCACGGCCAGGGTCGCGTGCGCCTCGGTCGAGATCGAACCCATCGACATCGCACCGGTGGCGAAACGCTTGACGATTTCCTTGGCAGGCTCGACTTCCTCCAGCGGAATCGCCTTGGTCGGGTCCAGCTTGAACTCGAACAGGCCACGCAGGGTCAGGTGACGCTTGCTCTGGTCGTTGATGATCTGCGCGTACTCTTTATAGCTGGAGAAGTTGTTGCTGCGGGTCGAGTGCTGCAACTTGGCGATCGCGTCCGGGGTCCACAGGTGGTCCTCGCCGCGCACGCGGAAGGCGTACTCGCCGCCGGCGTCCAGGTTGTTGGCAAGCACCGGATCGTCGCCGAAGGCCAGGTTATGCAGACGCAGCGCTTCCTCGGCCACTTCGAACACGCCGATACCCTCGACGTTCGAGGCGGTGCCCTTGAAGTACTTGTCGACCAGCGACTTGTTCAGGCCGACGGCTTCGAAGATCTGCGCGCCGCAGTACGACATATAAGTGGAGATGCCCATCTTCGACATCACCTTCATCAGGCCCTTGCCGATGGCCTTGGTGTAGTTGTAGACGGCCTTGTCGCCGGACATGTCGCCCGGCATGCCGTGCGCCAGCTCGACCAGCGTTTCCATCGCCAGGTACGGGTGGATCGCTTCCGCGCCGTAGCCTGCCAGCAGCGCGAAGTGGTGCGTTTCGCGGGCCGAGCCGGTTTCGACGACCAGACCGGTCGAGGCGCGCAGGCCTTTGCTGACCAAGTGCTGATGCACGGTCGATGTGGCCAGAAGCGCGGGGATGGCGACACGATCGGCGCCGATCGAGCGGTCCGAGACGATCAGGATGTTGTGACCGGATTTGACGGCGTCGACCGCCTCGGCGCACAGCGAGGCCAGGCAGGCTTCAACGCCTTCCTTGCCCCAGGCCAGCGGGTAGCAGATGCTCAGCTCGTACGACTTG is part of the Oxalobacteraceae bacterium OTU3CAMAD1 genome and encodes:
- a CDS encoding glutamate synthase-related protein — its product is MKAQGLYDPSNEHDACGVGFVAHIKGNKSHSIVEQGLLILKNLDHRGAVGADALMGDGAGILIQIPDQYYRDEMAKQGVELPPPGEYGVGMVFLPKENASRIACEQEIERSVRAEGQVVLGWRNVPVDCDMPMSPTVRAKEPVIRQIFIGRGADIMVTDALERKLYVIRKSSGHAIQALKLLHGKEFFVASMSARTIVYKGLLLADQVGVYYKDLQDARCVSALALVHQRFSTNTFPEWPLAHPYRLIAHNGEINTVKGNFNWMRAREGVMKSAVLGEDLQKLFPLIYEGQSDTACFDNALELLLMAGYPIAQAMMMMIPEAWENHGTMDDNRRAFYEYHAAMMEPWDGPAAMAFTDGRYIGGTLDRNGLRPARYIVTDDDLVVMASESGVLPIPESKIIQKWRLQPGKMFLIDLEAGRIIDDKELKDTYANAKPYKAWINAVRIKLNEIKLSESQLAHNRVKYSAAPGEKAVASVLDRQQAFGYTQEDLKFLMAPMAAAGEEATGSMGNDSPLAVMSNKLKPLYNYFKQLFAQVTNPPIDPIREAMVMSLVSFIGPKPNLLDTNNVNPPMRLEVSQPILGFDDMARLRGISLHTGGKFKSYELSICYPLAWGKEGVEACLASLCAEAVDAVKSGHNILIVSDRSIGADRVAIPALLATSTVHQHLVSKGLRASTGLVVETGSARETHHFALLAGYGAEAIHPYLAMETLVELAHGMPGDMSGDKAVYNYTKAIGKGLMKVMSKMGISTYMSYCGAQIFEAVGLNKSLVDKYFKGTASNVEGIGVFEVAEEALRLHNLAFGDDPVLANNLDAGGEYAFRVRGEDHLWTPDAIAKLQHSTRSNNFSSYKEYAQIINDQSKRHLTLRGLFEFKLDPTKAIPLEEVEPAKEIVKRFATGAMSMGSISTEAHATLAVAMNRIGGKSNTGEGGEDPSRYTMELKGIKIKQGETMASVMGKEQMVVDIPLQEGDSLRSRIKQVASGRFGVTAAYLNSADQIQIKMAQGAKPGEGGQLPGHKVSEYIATLRFSVPGVGLISPPPHHDIYSIEDLAQLIHDLKNANPRASISVKLVSEVGIGTVAAGVTKAKADHVVVAGHDGGTGASPLSSVKHAGTPWELGLAETQQTLVLNGLRSRIRVQADGQMRTGRDVVIAAMLGADEIGFATAPLVVEGCIMMRKCHLNTCPVGVATQDPVLRAKFSGKPEYVVNYFFFVAEEARQLMAQLGIRTYDELIGRVDLLDKSKAITHWKAKGLDFSAIFYQPEVQDGHSIYHTMDQDHGLDKALDHKLIAQAKAALEKGERVSFISPVRNVNRTVGTMLSGEVAKRYGHAGLPDDTIHIQLQGTAGQSACAFLAHGITIDLVGEGNDYVGKGLSGGRIIVRPNTEFRGWAVNNIIIGNTVLYGAISGEAFFNGVAGERFAVRNSGATAIVEGTGDHGCEYMTGGTVVVLGGTGRNFAAGMSGGIAYVYDPDGDFETRCNTAMVSLEPVLTAKQQEADKATWHIQHKDNGAEADEVILKRLIERHFKHTGSTRARLLLDNWADGRSKFVKVFPSEYKRALAEMAEDVANEAAAVQPIAA